Proteins from a genomic interval of Spea bombifrons isolate aSpeBom1 chromosome 4, aSpeBom1.2.pri, whole genome shotgun sequence:
- the MORF4L1 gene encoding mortality factor 4-like protein 1 isoform X1 → MAPKQDPKPKFQEGERVLCFHGPLLYEAKCVKVSIKEKQVKYFIHYSGWNKNWDEWVPESRVLKYVDTNLQKQKELQKANQDQYAEGKMRAAAPGKKTAALQQKNVEVKTKKNKQKGPGSGEGSSTNETPQPPRKKRARVDPTVESEETFMNRVEVKVKIPEELKPWLVDDWDLITRQKQLFNLPAKKNVEAILEDYATYKKSRGNTDNKEFAVNEVVAGIKEYFNVMLGTQLLYKFERPQYADILADHPDAPMSQVYGAPHLLRLFVRIGAMLSYTPLDEKSLALLLNYLHDFLKYLAKNSTTLFSASDYEVAPPEYHRKAV, encoded by the exons ATGGCGCCGAAGCAGGACCCTAAACCCAAGTTCCAAGAGG GTGAGCGTGTCTTGTGTTTCCATGGGCCTCTCCTTTATGAAGCAAAG tGTGTGAAAGTTTCCATTAAGGAGAAACAGGTGAAATACTTCATCCACTACAGCGGTTGGAATAAGAA CTGGGATGAGTGGGTACCAGAGAGTAGAGTACTCAAATACGTGGACACCAACCTACAGAAGCAGAAAGAACTTCAGAAAGCCAATCA GGATCAGTATGCAGAAGGGAAGATGAGAGCAGCAGCTCCAGGAAAGAAGACTGCTGCCCTTCAACAGAAGAATGTAGAAGT gaaaacaaaaaagaacaaacagaAAG GCCCTGGCAGTGGGGAGGGTAGCAGCACCAATGAGACACCCCAGCCCCCGCGCAAGAAACGGGCTCGTGTGGATCCCACTGTAGAAAGT GAGGAGACGTTTATGAACAGGGTTGAGGTGAAAGTAAAAATCCCTGAAGAATTGAAGCCTTGGCTTGTGGATGACTGGGATCTCATCACACGGCAGAAACAG CTTTTTAATCTTCCTGCCAAGAAGAATGTGGAAGCTATTTTGGAGGATTATGCCACATATAAGAAATCCCGTGGGAACACAGACAATAA GGAATTTGCAGTGAATGAGGTTGTGGCTggaataaaggaatatttcaaTGTCATGCTGGGTACTCAGCTTCTTTATAAGTTTGAACGTCCTCAGTATGCAGACATCTTGGCTGATCACCCTGATGCCCCCATGTCACAGGTTTACGGAGCACCCCACCTTCTGCGTCTTTTTG TTCGCATCGGAGCTATGCTGTCCTACACGCCTTTAGATGAGAAAAGCCTGGCCCTTCTGTTGAACTATCTCCATGATTTCCTGAA GTATTTAGCCAAAAATTCAACCACGCTGTTCAGTGCAAGTGACTATGAGGTGGCACCCCCGGAATATCACAGGAAAGCAGTATAA
- the MORF4L1 gene encoding mortality factor 4-like protein 1 isoform X2 codes for MRAAAPGKKTAALQQKNVEVKTKKNKQKGPGSGEGSSTNETPQPPRKKRARVDPTVESEETFMNRVEVKVKIPEELKPWLVDDWDLITRQKQLFNLPAKKNVEAILEDYATYKKSRGNTDNKEFAVNEVVAGIKEYFNVMLGTQLLYKFERPQYADILADHPDAPMSQVYGAPHLLRLFVRIGAMLSYTPLDEKSLALLLNYLHDFLKYLAKNSTTLFSASDYEVAPPEYHRKAV; via the exons ATGAGAGCAGCAGCTCCAGGAAAGAAGACTGCTGCCCTTCAACAGAAGAATGTAGAAGT gaaaacaaaaaagaacaaacagaAAG GCCCTGGCAGTGGGGAGGGTAGCAGCACCAATGAGACACCCCAGCCCCCGCGCAAGAAACGGGCTCGTGTGGATCCCACTGTAGAAAGT GAGGAGACGTTTATGAACAGGGTTGAGGTGAAAGTAAAAATCCCTGAAGAATTGAAGCCTTGGCTTGTGGATGACTGGGATCTCATCACACGGCAGAAACAG CTTTTTAATCTTCCTGCCAAGAAGAATGTGGAAGCTATTTTGGAGGATTATGCCACATATAAGAAATCCCGTGGGAACACAGACAATAA GGAATTTGCAGTGAATGAGGTTGTGGCTggaataaaggaatatttcaaTGTCATGCTGGGTACTCAGCTTCTTTATAAGTTTGAACGTCCTCAGTATGCAGACATCTTGGCTGATCACCCTGATGCCCCCATGTCACAGGTTTACGGAGCACCCCACCTTCTGCGTCTTTTTG TTCGCATCGGAGCTATGCTGTCCTACACGCCTTTAGATGAGAAAAGCCTGGCCCTTCTGTTGAACTATCTCCATGATTTCCTGAA GTATTTAGCCAAAAATTCAACCACGCTGTTCAGTGCAAGTGACTATGAGGTGGCACCCCCGGAATATCACAGGAAAGCAGTATAA